In Hyperolius riggenbachi isolate aHypRig1 chromosome 1, aHypRig1.pri, whole genome shotgun sequence, the genomic window ttcacGCTCTGGCTCAAATGACACAATATCACACATTTGTGGTGAAATATCAAGAACATTAGATTTCCCTTCCTCGACCTGGGGTAGGTCGGTACATTGCAAATAATTTTCATTAATCGTATTTAGTACTGTCATTTCCATTTCCGTATAGTGATTTGTCTCGGTTTCCTTTAgttggcagagctgggccctgcctccccagctaaaaaatcctcatgctttcttcctgcagatccctgagccaacttacccatcatgtcactTAGTTTGTTCACTTGATCGACAAGCTGATCAAACCTGttaggtcggcgagggttctAGTTCCGGGGATCATTtctgttccctgcgggtgatccactcctagatgagttaggggatgatctacccctaggtgaattaggtgggtcccgtctcctttcccactgctgcctgggtcggttatcccaCCGTCTATATCCTTGGGGACGCctgtacccctggggttctctatatccctggtaacctctgtacccctggctaccctggtttccttggtaaccctggtatccttgatacctgcgattAAACCGAGGACGGTAGTCCTGGTTTCCAGAGCCTGAGctatccctatctgaccctttaggatTTTGGGGCCTATTTTGATTAGGATTTTGTCgctgtctttggccctgctgggtaggtacttttgcaggaggtattttcatctgctgggattcaaggtttaggtcTGCTTTTACTTTGGTTTCTTCTACTCTGCGTTCTGGGTACTTTTTGTTGTTTCTCCCACTTACGTTGGAACTCCCACTGATATTGAACAGCagggttgctgaggtaaccattttctctagggGGTTTCCGAAGTCTAATTCATTGGCTatgcttaactttatttgggtaggcaatgcatcataatatgcctgtttaaaatcaagagactcccagttaggattccgatatgcTAAACTGTAGGAGTTTTTTAGCACGgaaaggaattctcgggggctctgatcgggtcgacaagtaagtcgatacacatctcgttttgcttctgagatagtacgatacggcccaaactccagcttcacttcgtgtgaaactgtttgccatctaatgataccccgctctttaaatgaggtgaaatagtggcggtatctgtcatcaaaaacccatgggagaaatctgatcctgtctgcttcagacagatttaaagagtccatggtggattcatacaactctaggtgggatgctatttgcgctgaaccttttttagtgaactttggcacagcggtgtttaagaattttatgatgctggccgagctctgtttttcttgtgggtactgattatttcccctgtttgaatcccctttatacgtacctttcccccttcttggtatagg contains:
- the LOC137562090 gene encoding uncharacterized protein: MESSIQVMRADRDQLMIDMSDREAVIKSLEKDAERNREAHHRLKQDFEELQQQYFKIKQATEPDRISSPCPPVLTPYDPKWQGMLDRMEAVCKTMNTMIDDSTRVPKDQHLDSSPERDMQMRAPRYDDSHKGHDSLADIDSDEFEADERKRESSPIPRRGKGTYKGDSNRGNNQYPQEKQSSASIIKFLNTAVPKFTKKGSAQIASHLELYESTMDSLNLSEADRIRFLPWVFDDRYRHYFTSFKERGIIRWQTVSHEVKLEFGPYRTISEAKRDVYRLTCRPDQSPREFLSVLKNSYSLAYRNPNWESLDFKQAYYDALPTQIKLSIANELDFGNPLEKMVTSATLLFNISGSSNVSGRNNKKYPERRVEETKVKADLNLESQQMKIPPAKVPTQQGQRQRQNPNQNRPQNPKGSDRDSSGSGNQDYRPRFNRRYQGYQGYQGNQGSQGYRGYQGYREPQGYRRPQGYRRWDNRPRQQWERRRDPPNSPRGRSSPNSSRSGSPAGNRNDPRN